The DNA segment GTCCCCTGGCGACCAGCCTGGCGAAGTGATGCGCGCCATTGAAGTGATCGGCTCTATCTCCTGCGTTCTGCTCGGCGCCTATCCGATGGTGCTTCTGCTGACCCGCTGGTTTGAAAAACCGCTGATGCGCGTTGGCGGCCTGTTAAAAATCAACAATATGGCGGCAGGCGGCATGGTCGCGACGCTGGCGAACAATATTCCGATGTTCGGCATGATGAAGCAGATGGATACCCGCGGCAAAGTGATCAACTGCGCCTTCGCGGTCTCCGCTGCCTTTGCGCTGGGTGACCACTTAGGCTTTGCGGCCGCCAACATGAACGCGATGATCTTCCCGATGATTGTCGGCAAGCTGATCGGCGGCGTGACAGCGATTGGCGTGGCGATGATGCTGGTGCCCAAAGATGAAGATGTTCCGGTAGAAACGGAAGTGGAGGCGCAGTCGTGAACACTCGCCAGCTACTGAGCGTCGGTATCGATATCGGCACTACCACCACTCAGGTGATCTTCTCACGCCTTGAGCTGGTTAACCGTGCGGCAGTGTCGCAGGTGCCGCGCTACGAATTTATCAAACGTGAAATTAGCTGGCAAAGCCCGGTCTTTTTTACCCCTGTGGATAAGCAGGGCGGATTGAAAGAGGCCGAACTTAAGGCGCTGATTCTGGCTCAGTATCAGGCGGCGGGGATTGCGCCGGAGACGGTGGATTCCGGGGCGATCATCATTACCGGCGAAAGCGCGAAGACCCGCAATGCGCGTCCGGCAGTGATGGCGCTGTCGCAGTCTCTCGGCGATTTTGTCGTCGCCAGCGCCGGGCCGCATCTGGAATCGGTGATTGCCGGGCACGGCGCGGGGGCGCAGACCCTGTCTGAACAGCGCTTGTGTCGCGTGCTCAACATCGACATCGGTGGCGGCACCTCGAACTATGTTCTGTTTGACGCCGGAAAAGTGAGCGGCTCCGCCTGTCTGAACGTGGGCGGCAGATTGCTGGAAACGGACGGCCAGGGGCGGGTGGTACATGCGCATAAACCGGGGCAGATGATCGTTGAGGCGGTGTTCGGCGCGGGCACTGACGCCCGCTCGCTCAACGCCACGCAGCTGGCGCAGGTTGTGCGGCGGATGGCGGATTTGATTGTCGAAATCATTGACGGCGAGCCTTCGCCGCTGGCGCAGGCGCTGATGCAAACCGGATTACTGCCCGCAGGGGTGAAACCGGAGGTGATCACCCTTTCCGGTGGCGTCGGGGAGTGCTACCGCAATCAGCCTGCCGATCCGTTCTGCTTTTCTGATGTCGGCCCGCTGCTGGCGACGGCGCTGCATGAGCACCCGCGCCTGCGTGAGATGAACGTGCAGTTCCCGACGCAAACCGTGCGCGCCACGGTGATTGGCGCGGGGGCGCACACGCTGTCGCTGTCCGGCAGCACCATCTGGCTGGAGGGGGTTGCGCTTCCGCTGCGCAACCTGCCGGTGGCGATTCCACAAGATGAAAACGAACTGGTGGCCGCCTGGGAACAGGCGCTGACTCAGCTCGATCTCGACCCTGGCACTGACGCATACGTGCTGGCGCTTCCCGCCCGGCTTCCGGTGCGCTACGCGGCATTACTCACGGTCATCGACGCGCTGCTGGCGTTTACCGCGCGTTTTCCCAATCCGCATCCCCTGCTGGTGGTGGCCGAGCAGGACTTTGGCAAAGCCCTGGGCATGTTATTGCGCCCACAGTTACAGCAACACCCGCTGGCGGTCATTGACGAAGTGAGCGTCCGGGCGGGGGACTATATCGACATTGGTACGCCTCTTTTTGGCGGATCGGTTGTGCCGGTGACGGTGAAATCACTCGCATTTCCTTCCTGAGGGAACGACTTATGAAACTAAAGACCACATTGTTCGGCAATGTTTATCAGTTTAAGGATGTAAAAGAGGTGCTGGCAAAAGCCAACGAACTGCGTTCGGGGGATGTGCTGGCAGGTGTTGCGGCTGAAAGCTCACAGGAGCGCGTTGCCGCGAAACAGGTGTTGTCGGAAATGTCGGTGGCGGATATTCGCAACAACCCGGTGATTTCCTATGAAGAGGACTGCGTGACGCGTCTGATTCAGGACGACGTCAATGAAACGGCCTATAACCGCATTAAAAACTGGAGCATCAGTGAGCTGCGCGAATATGTGCTGAGTGATGAAACGTCCGTCGATGACATTGCGTTTACGCGTAAAGGGCTGACTTCGGAAGTGGTGGCGGCGGTCGCGAAGATCTGCTCCAACGCCGACCTGATCTACGGTGGTAAGAAGATGCCGGTGATCAAAAAGGCCAATACCACCATCGGTATTCCGGGCACCTTTAGCTGCCGTTTGCAGCCGAACGATACCCGTGACGATGTACAGAGTATCGCCGCGCAAATCTATGAAGGGCTCTCTTTCGGGGCGGGCGATGCGGTGATTGGCGTTAACCCGGTAACGGACGACGTGGAAAACTTAAGCCGCGTGCTGGATACCGTGTACGGGGTGATCGACAAGTTCAATATTCCGACGCAGGGCTGCGTGCTGGCGCACGTCACCACTCAGATTGAAGCCATTCGGCGCGGTGCGCCGGGCGGGCTGATTTTCCAGAGTATTTGCGGCAGCGAAAAAGGATTAAAAGAGTTCGGCGTGGAGCTGGCGATGCTGGATGAAGCGCGTGCGGTCGGCGCGGAGTTCAACCGTATCGCCGGGGAAAACTGCCTGTACTTTGAAACCGGGCAGGGGTCTGCGCTTTCGGCTGGAGCCAACTTCGGCGCCGACCAGGTGACGATGGAAGCGCGTAACTACGGCCTGGCGCGGCACTACGATCCGTTCCTGGTGAATACGGTGGTCGGTTTTATCGGGCCGGAGTATCTCTACAACGACCGGCAGATTATTCGCGCTGGTCTGGAAGATCACTTTATGGGCAAGCTGAGCGGCATCTCAATGGGCTGCGACTGCTGCTACACCAACCACGCCGACGCCGATCAGAACCTCAACGAAAACCTGATGATTCTGCTCGCCACCGCAGGCTGTAACTACATTATGGGCATGCCGCTCGGCGACGACATCATGCTCAACTACCAGACCACCGCATTCCACGATACCGCAACGGTACGTCAGTTACTCAACCTGCGTCCGTCGCCGGAGTTTGAGCGCTGGCTGGAAACGATGGGCATTATGGAAAACGGTCGCCTGACCAAGCGGGCGGGCGATCCGTCACTGTTCTTCTGATGACGCGGGGATGACATACGATGGATCAAAAACAGATTGAAGAAATTGTACGCAGTGTAATGGCGTCAATGGGCGAGTCGCAGCCGCAGGCCCCCGCAGAATCCGCGCCAGCCTGTAGCGCTAAACAATGTGCCGCACCTTCAGCGCCTTCAGCGGCGGAAAGCTGCGCGCTGGATTTAGGTTCGGCTGAGGCGAAAGCCTGGGTAGGCGTGGAGAATCCGCATCGCGCAGATGTTTTGGCCGAACTGCGCCGCAGCACCGCTGCGCGCGTGTGTACCGGTCGCGCCGGCCCACGTCCGCGCACCCTGGCGCTGTTGCGCTTCCTGGCGGATCACTCTCGTTCGAAAGATACCGTTCTGAAAGAGGTGCCGGAAGAGTGGGTGAAAGCACAGGGGCTGCTGGAAGTGCGTTCGGAAATCAGCGATAAAAACCTCTACCTGACCCGCCCGGATATGGGGCGTCGTCTGAGTCAGGAGGCCATTGACGCGCTGAAAGCGCAGTGTGTCGCCAGCCCGGATGTCCAGGTGGTGATTTCCGATGGTTTATCGACGGATGCGATTACCGCCAACTACGAAGAGATCCTGCCGCCGCTGCTCTCTGGCCTGAAACAGGCGGGGCTGAAAGTCGGGACGCCGTTCTTTGTACGTTATGGCCGCGTGAAGATTGAAGATCAGATCGGCGAAATTCTTGGCGCGAAAGTGGTGATTCTGCTGGTGGGCGAGCGTCCTGGCTTAGGTCAGTCGGAAAGCCTCTCCTGCTATGCGGTTTACTCACCACGGGTGGCAACCACCGTTGAAGCGGATCGTACCTGTATTTCGAATATTCACCAGGGCGGCACGCCGCCGGTTGAAGCCGCAGCGGTAATTGTGGATTTGGCGAAACGTATGCTGGAGCAGAAAGCATCCGGCATCAATATGACCCGTTAAGGAGGCAACATGCCAGCATTAGATTTGATTCGACCGTCGGTCACCGCAATGCGCGTGATTGCCTCGGTGAATGACGGTTTCGCGCGTGAGCTTAAATTACCGTCACATATACGTAGCCTCGGTCTCATCACGGCAGACTCTGATGACGTAACGTATATTGCGGCAGACGAAGCGACAAAACAGGCGATGGTGGAAGTGGTGTATGGCCGTTCACTGTATGCCGGAGCGGCCCACGGGCCGTCGCCGACGGCCGGTGAAGTTTTGATTATGTTGGGCGGCCCGAACCCGGCGGAAGTGCGGGCGGGTCTGGATGCGATGGTGGCGCATATTGAAGGCGGCGCAGCGTTCCAGTGGGCCAACGATGCGGAAGATATAGCATTCCTGGCGCATGTGGTTTCGCGTACCGGGTCTTATCTCTCATCAACCTCAGGCATCGCGCTGGGCGATCCTATCGCTTATCTGGTGGCGCCGCCGCTGGAAGCGACGTTTGGCATTGATGCGGCGATGAAATCCGCCGATGTCCAACTGGTGACCTACGTGCCGCCGCCGTCAGAAACCAACTACTCTGCGGCGTTTTTAACGGGGAGCCAGGCCGCCTGTAAAGCCGCCTGCAACGCCTTTACCGATGCCGTTCTGGATATTGCCCGTAATCCCGTCCAGCGCGCGTAAGAGAGGTAGCGATGATCAATGCACTGGGATTACTGGAAGTGGATGGCATGGTTGCCGCCGTTGATGCGGCGGACGCCATGCTGAAAGCCGCCAATGTGCGATTGCTCAGCCACGAAGTGCTCGATCCCGGCAGGCTGACGCTGGTGGTGGAGGGCGATCTGGCGGCGTGTCGCGCGGCGCTGGATGCCGGAAGCGCCGCAGCACAACGCACGGGCCGTGTTATCAGCCGCAAAGAAATTGGGCGGCCGGAAGACGACACCCAGTGGCTGATCGGCGGCTTTAAGCGCCAGCCAACGAAAGTCGGAAAGACGCCAGATGCGCCTGTTACCTCTGAATCCTCAGAAGCGCTGTTGGCGTTATTAGCATCAGTACGTCAGGGAATGACGGCAGGGGAGGTGGCCGCGCATTTTGGCTGGTCACTGGAGCGCGCCAGAAATGCGCTGGAGCAACTCTTTTCTGACGGGGCGTTGCGTAAACGCAGTAGTCGCTATCGTCTGAAGAAAGTATAACCTGTCGGAGGTGCCGGGGACGTTGCGCCCCGGCTTTGAAGATCATGAAAAAGACTCGTACAGCAAACTTGCACCATCTTTATCATGAAGCGTTACCCGAAGACGTTAAACTTACGCCTCTGGTTGAGGTGGATAATGTTCACCAGCGGCTGACAACGGACGTCTATGAACACGCCCTGACGATAACCGCCTGGCAGCAGATTTACGATCAGCTGCATCCCGGTAAATTTCATGGGGAATTCACGGAAATCCTGCTGGATGAAATTCAGGTGTTCCGTGAGTACACCGGTCTGGCGCTGCGTCAGTCTTGCCTGGTCTGGCCGAACTCCTTCTGGTTCGGTATTCCGGCAACGCGCGGCGAGCAAGGTTTTATCGGCACGCAGTGCATTGGCAGCGCGGAGATCGCCACCCGTCCGGGCGGGACGGAGTTTGAACTGAGCACGCCGGATGATTACACCATCCTCGGCGTGGTTATCTCGGAGGAGGTGCTTACCCGGCAGGCCAATTTCCTGCATCACCCGGAAAGGGTGCTGCATATGCTGCGTAACCAGTCTGCGCTGGAGGTGAAAGAGCAGCATAAAGCGGCGCTGTGGGGCTTTGTCCAGCAGGCGCTGGCGACGTTCAGCGAGAACCCGGAAAACCTGCATCAGCATGCGGTGCGTAAAGTGCTGGGGGATAACCTGCTGCTGGCGATGGGGACGATGCTGGAAGAAGCGCAGCCGATTATAACGGCAGAAAGCGTCAGCCATCAGAGCTATCGAAAATTGCTGTCCCGTGCGCGGGAATACGTGCTGGAGAATATGTCGGAGCCGCTGACGGTACTCGATCTGTGCAATCAGCTGCACGTCAGCCGCCGCACGTTGCAAAACGCGTTTCACGCGATTCTGGGGATTGGCCCGAACGCGTGGCTGAAGCGGATTCGATTAAACGCGGTGCGAAGGGAGCTGATCAGTCCGTGGTCGCAAAGTTCGACGGTCAAAGAGGCGGCAATGCAGTGGGGGTTCTGGCATCTGGGGCAGTTCGCAACCGATTACCAGCAGCTGTTTGCCGAAAAACCGTCGCTGACGCTGCATCAGCGTATGCGTCAGTGGATGTGATGACATTATTGTGCCGGATGCGACGCTTTGCGTCTTATCCGGCCTACGGGGCGCTACCGTTGTAGTTGTAGGCCGGATAAGGCGTTAGCCGTCACCAGGCAAAAACGCGGCCAGGTAAATTACACCCAGTCGCGGACTTTGATAAATTCGCTCAGCGCCGCTTCTGGGCTGCCCTCTTCCGGCTGCCAGTCGTACTCCCAGCGCACCAGCGGCGGCATCGACATCAAAATGGACTCGGTGCGTCCGCCCGTTTGCAGGCCAAACAGCGTGCCGCGATCCCACACCAGATTAAACTCCACATAGCGGCCCCGGCGATAAAGCTGGAAATGACGCTCGCGCTCGCCCCAGACCATTGCTTTACGCCGCTCGACAATTGGCAGAAAAGCATCGGTATAGCCTTTGCCTACCGCCTGCATAAAGCGAAAGCAGCTGTCGAAATCAGGCGTGTTCAGATCGTCGAAGAAAAGCCCGCCAATGCCGCGCTGCTCATCGCGATGCTTCAGGAAAAAGTAATCGTCGCACCATTTTTTATAGCGCGGATAGACGTCCTCGCCGTAGGGCTGGCACAGATCCCGCGCCGTGCGGTGCCAGTGAATGGCATCCTCTTCAAACGCGTAATAGGGCGTCAGGTCGAAACCGCCGCCAAACCACCAGACCGGCTCCGCGCCGGGCTTCTCCGCAATAAAAAAGCGAACATTGGCATGGCTGGTTGGAATGTACGGGTTCAACGGATGCACCACCAGCGATACGCCCATCGCTTCAAAACTGCGCCCAGCCAGCTCCGGGCGGTGTGCCGTCGCGGAGGCGGGCATCGCGTCGCCGTGAACATGGGAGAAATTTACCCCAGCCTGCTCAAAGACGCCGCCGTTACGCAGTACCCGGCTGCGCCCGCCGCCACCCGCGTCGCGCTGCCAGCTGTCTTCAACAAAATCAGCGCCATCAACGGCGGCTAACTGCTGGCAAATATCATCCTGAAGGCTGAGCAGGAACTGTTTTACGCGTTGTGCATCGGGTTTCATGATTACCGTTTCTTCGAGTGTGCTTTCTGGTTATCAAACCAGTGGAAATAACTGATCACGCCATTGGCTATCGCGGTGGCGATTTTCTGCCGGAATGCGGTGGTGCCTAACAGACGCTCCTCTTCCGGGTTGGTGATAAATGAGGTTTCTACCAGTACGGAGGGAATTGACGGTGATTTTAGCACCACAAACGCCGCCTGTTCCGTATTGCGACTGTGCAGACGATGCACTGGCTTGATCTTCTTAAGAATATGCGATCCCAGCGTCAGGCTGTTTTTGATGGTGTCGGTTTGCACCAGATCGAACAATACCTGCTGCAACAGATGATCTTTATCGGTCGCTTTTTTCCCCGCGACTTCATCGGCGCGGTTTTCACGGTCGGAGAGGTATTTCGCCATGGCGCTACTGGCGCCGCGATTAGAAAGCGCAAAGACTGAGGCCCCTGCGGCGCTGGGGTTGGTAAAGCCATCTGCGTGGATGGACATAAACAGATCCGCGCCGTGCTTGTGGGCGATTTCCACGCGATCGTACAGGGGAATAAAGGTGTCGCCCGTGCGTGTCAGGCGCGCATCAATCCCCTGGTTGCGCAAAATCGCGCGCACGTTTTTGGCGATCTCCAGCACGACGTGTTTTTCCTTCGAACCGTTGCGACCAATCGCGCCGGTGTCGATACCGCCGTGGCCGGGGTCGAGAACAACAATGCGTCTGGCGCCTGCTTTTTTGGCCTTCGGTTTGCTGTGACCATTACCGGTCTTTAGCGCTTCTTCTTTAGCGATGGCGTGCGACATGCCCGACAGCGTCAGAGCCGCCAGCCCGGCTTTCAGCACCTGGCGGCGCGATGTGAGAGTTTTTAAGGGTTTAAAAGTGCTCATACAGCCTGAGTTGTGAAAATTGAGTTCCAGATGTTATATCGTATCGCGTAATCCGTTACGACTGTTCGTGATGAGAATTGTTTTACTTTTCATTTCAATACGTGACAATCCGTCATTATGCCATTTTTTTCGCCGTTTCGCGTCAGATATTGGCTAAATCAGTCGTTCGCGCCATAATCGGAGTTTTAACCTTGAAAAGGGTCTCAATACCATGGAGATACGCGTTTTTCGCCAGGAAGATTTCGAAGAGGTGATCACCCTCTGGGAGCGCTGCGATTTGCTGCGTCCGTGGAACGATCCTGAAATGGATATCGAACGTAAGCTGAACCATGACGTCAGCTTGTTCCTGGTCGCTGAGGTGAATGGCGAGGTGGTCGGTACGGTCATGGGCGGCTATGACGGCCATCGGGGTTCTGCCTATTATCTTGGCGTACACCCGGAGTTTCGCGGTCGTGGCATCGCCAATGCGCTGTTGAACCGGCTGGAGAAAAAGCTCATTGCTCGCGGCTGCCCGAAAATCCAAATCATGGTGCGGGAAGACAACGACATTGTACTGGGCATGTACGAGCGCCTGGGTTATGAACATTCGGACGCGTTAAGTCTGGGCAAGCGTCTGATTGAAGATGAAGAGTACTGAGTTTCATCCTGCTGACTACGACGGTCATGGGCGCTTGCGCCTGCCTTTTCTGTTCTGGTGCGTGCTGCTGCTTCAGGCGCGTACCTGGGTGCTGTTTGTGATTGCTGGCTCCTCCCGCGAGCAGGGCGATACGCTGCTGAATCTGTTTTATCCCGATCACGATACGTTCTGGCTGGGGTTGTTGCCCGGCGTCCCGGCGGTACTGGCGTTTTTACTGAGCGGGCGGCGCGACGCTTTCCCGGTGCTGTGGCGCGGGCTGCGCGGCTTGTTGATTCTGGCGCAGGGCGTTCTGCTCTGCTGGCAACCGGTGCTGTGGCTGTATGGTGAACCGGTAAACGGCATCGGGCTGGCGCTGGTGGTGGCCGATATTGTCGCGCTTATCTGGTTGCTCTCTAACCGCCGTTTACGCGCCTGCTTTGCGCCGGCAAAAGAATAACGGCACTTTTTGGCGAAACCGGACTCCAAACAACGTTGATTAATAAAGAAAGGAAGTGAGATGAAATCGCTGCGTTTGATTTTATGCGCAATGCCGCTGGTGCTGAGCGGCTGTTCAACCCTCTCGTCGGTGAACTGGTCTGCTGCGAATCCGTGGAACTGGTTTGGCTCGTCGACAGAGGTCACTGAGCAGGGCGTTGGGGCATTAACTGCGTCCACGCCGCTGGATGAAAAAGCGATTACTGACGCGCTGGATGGCGACTATCGCCTGCGTAGCGGAATGAAAACCCAGAACGGCAACGTGGTGCGTTTTTTTGAAGCGATGAAAGAGGACAAGGTTGCGCTGGTTATCAATGGCGACCAGGGAACCATCAGCCGTATTGATGTGCTGGACAGCGATATTCCATCGCAGGCAGGCGTCGAAATCGGTACGCCGTTTAGCGACCTTTACAGCAAAGCCTTCGGTAACTGCCAGAAAGCGACGGGCGATGACAGCGCGTCGGTCGAGTGTAAAGCACAAGACAGTCAACATATTAGCTATCTGTTCTCCGGCGAGTGGAACGGCCCGGAAGGGTTAATGCCTCCTGACGACACGCTGAAAAACTGGAAAGTGAGCAAAATCATCTGGCGCCGTTAATTTGCGTCTGAACAAACCGCCTCGCTGAAAAAACGGGTACAATACGCCCATCAATGCCACGCAGCCGTGGCATTCTTATTTTTCAGGAGGAACAATGTCTCAGGTTCAAAGTGGCATTTTGCCAGAACACTGCCGCGCGGCGATTTGGATTGAAGCCAATGTAAAAGGGGATGTCGATGCCCTGCGTGCGGCCAGCAAAACGTTTGCCGATAAACTGGCAACCTTCGAAGCGAAATTCCCTGACGCGCATCTGGGCGCGGTTGTCGCATTTGGCAACAACACCTGGCGCGCCCTGAGCGGCGGCGTTGGGGCTGAAGAGCTGAAAGATTTTATCCCTTACGGTAAAGGTCTGGCGCCAGCAACCCAGTACGATGTGCTGATCCACATTCTTTCACTGCGTCACGACGTGAACTTCTCTGTCGCGCAGGCGGCTATGGCGGCTTTTGGCGAGTGCATCGAGGTGCAGGAAGAAATCCACGGTTTCCGTTGGGTGGAAGAACGCGATCTCAGCGGCTTCGTTGACGGGACGGAAAACCCGGCGGGAGAAGAGGTTCGCCGCGACGTGGCGGTCATCAAAGACGGCGTGGATGCGGGCGGCAGCTACGTGTTCGTTCAGCGTTGGGAACACAACCTGACGCAGCTCAACCGCATGAGCGTTCACGACCAGGAGATGATGATTGGTCGTACTAAAGAAGCCAACGAAGAGATCGATGGCGATGACCGTCCGGTCACGTCTCACCTGACCCGCGTGGATCTGAAAGAAGACGGCAAAGGGCTGAAAATTGTGCGCCAGAGCCTGCCATACGGTACGGCAAGCGGCACCCACGGCCTCTATTTCTGCGCTTACTGCGCGCGTCTGTACAATATTGAGCAGCAGTTGCTGAGCATGTTTGGCGATACCGACGGGAAGCGTGACGCCATGCTGCGCTTCACGAAGCCAGTGACGGGCGGCTATTACTTCGCACCGTCTCTGGACAGATTGATGGCGCTGTAATTTCTTTTGCCGGATGGCGGCGTCGTTTTACCCGGCCTACAGAAACTTTTTGTAGGCCGGGCAAGCGAAACGCCCCCGGCAGTCCAGCCTTATCGGTTACTCATGTTTTAGCGCCGCGTATATCTGATCCACCACCCAACCGTATGTGGCTATCGGCATCAGCCCGCTGTTAAACATATTCGGGTTCTTTTGCGGGTCGGCAACGGGCGAGTGCGGTTTGTTGCTCAGCATCACAATCGCCATCTGATTAGCCGGGTCGATAACGGTCAGCGTCCCTGTCCATCCGGTATGGCCGTATGCCTGCGCGCTGGCCAGCGTGCCGAATGTCGGCGTCATGGACGCATTGCCGTTAACGCGCCAGCCGAGACCAAACGTGGCATCCTCCGGCGAGGATTGCGTGAACATTTTCACGGTTTCCGGGCTGAACAGCGTCACGTTACCGTACCCTCCGCCATTCAGCATGGTCTGCATCAGTACTGCAATATCGCCGGTATTCGAAAACAGTCCCGCATGTCCTGAAACACCGCCCATCGAGTAGAATGCTTTTTCATCATGCACCTGGCCCCATAGGGTGGTCGTGCGGATATTGGGGAAATGAATCACGCCATCCCGGGTATTGCCGTTCAGTTCCGTCGCGGCGATCTGCTGTTGGCGGAAGCCTTTCTGTAGCGGGTTAAAGACCGTATGCGTTAGACCGAGCGGGCGATAGAGGTTCTCTTCAACATAACGATCGAGCGGCTGGCCCGTCACGGACTCCACGATAAACCCAAGCAGCATATAATCCACATCGCTGTAGATGTGTTTCGTGCCGGGGGGGTACGCCAGCGGCGTGCGTTTGATCATCTCCAGCGTGGTGGCTTTATCCTGCGAATACAACTCGCCCGCGACGGCCTGGTTCGGGTATTGCGGGTCAGCAGGGAAACCGCCGGAATGATGCAGCAGATCCGCAATGCGTAACGTGCTTTTCCCTTTAATCGCATCCCCCGGACGATCGCCAAAATCGGGAATGTATTTCGAGATAAGATCGTCCGGCTGTAATTTGCCCTCTGACATCAGTTTTTGCAGGGCAAAGTTCGTGGCATACATTTTTGTATTTGATGCCAGGTCGTACAGGGTGTCAGTGGTTGCCTTGATGGGATGAGACATCAGGACGCTGCCGTCATATTTTTTAGCCTGACCCCAGGCCTTACGATAAACAATATGACTGTCTTTAATAATGAGCAGGTTAACGCTCGGATAACCGGCATCAACCTGTTGCGCTATCCAGTTATCCAGCGCGTTAAGCCGTTCAATATTAAATCCTGCTTTTTCCGGCGCGGCGTCAGTCAATACCGGAAATGGCGCGGCGCTGGCAGTGCAACTGAGCGCCAGCAGGGAAGCAAAAAGTAATGTCATTTTCATGGTATTAGTCCAGATTCACATTACGGCAGCCAAAGAGAGCGGTAAAAATAAATCCGCCAAGATACGCAATCAGCATTCCTCCGGCATATACCGCCATTGCGGGCAGAATAC comes from the Citrobacter koseri ATCC BAA-895 genome and includes:
- a CDS encoding GNAT family acetyltransferase, whose protein sequence is MEIRVFRQEDFEEVITLWERCDLLRPWNDPEMDIERKLNHDVSLFLVAEVNGEVVGTVMGGYDGHRGSAYYLGVHPEFRGRGIANALLNRLEKKLIARGCPKIQIMVREDNDIVLGMYERLGYEHSDALSLGKRLIEDEEY
- the eutL gene encoding ethanolamine utilization microcompartment protein EutL, with the protein product MPALDLIRPSVTAMRVIASVNDGFARELKLPSHIRSLGLITADSDDVTYIAADEATKQAMVEVVYGRSLYAGAAHGPSPTAGEVLIMLGGPNPAEVRAGLDAMVAHIEGGAAFQWANDAEDIAFLAHVVSRTGSYLSSTSGIALGDPIAYLVAPPLEATFGIDAAMKSADVQLVTYVPPPSETNYSAAFLTGSQAACKAACNAFTDAVLDIARNPVQRA
- the eutC gene encoding ethanolamine ammonia-lyase subunit EutC yields the protein MDQKQIEEIVRSVMASMGESQPQAPAESAPACSAKQCAAPSAPSAAESCALDLGSAEAKAWVGVENPHRADVLAELRRSTAARVCTGRAGPRPRTLALLRFLADHSRSKDTVLKEVPEEWVKAQGLLEVRSEISDKNLYLTRPDMGRRLSQEAIDALKAQCVASPDVQVVISDGLSTDAITANYEEILPPLLSGLKQAGLKVGTPFFVRYGRVKIEDQIGEILGAKVVILLVGERPGLGQSESLSCYAVYSPRVATTVEADRTCISNIHQGGTPPVEAAAVIVDLAKRMLEQKASGINMTR
- the amiA gene encoding N-acetylmuramoyl-L-alanine amidase AmiA yields the protein MSTFKPLKTLTSRRQVLKAGLAALTLSGMSHAIAKEEALKTGNGHSKPKAKKAGARRIVVLDPGHGGIDTGAIGRNGSKEKHVVLEIAKNVRAILRNQGIDARLTRTGDTFIPLYDRVEIAHKHGADLFMSIHADGFTNPSAAGASVFALSNRGASSAMAKYLSDRENRADEVAGKKATDKDHLLQQVLFDLVQTDTIKNSLTLGSHILKKIKPVHRLHSRNTEQAAFVVLKSPSIPSVLVETSFITNPEEERLLGTTAFRQKIATAIANGVISYFHWFDNQKAHSKKR
- the eutA gene encoding ethanolamine ammonia-lyase reactivating factor EutA; this encodes MNTRQLLSVGIDIGTTTTQVIFSRLELVNRAAVSQVPRYEFIKREISWQSPVFFTPVDKQGGLKEAELKALILAQYQAAGIAPETVDSGAIIITGESAKTRNARPAVMALSQSLGDFVVASAGPHLESVIAGHGAGAQTLSEQRLCRVLNIDIGGGTSNYVLFDAGKVSGSACLNVGGRLLETDGQGRVVHAHKPGQMIVEAVFGAGTDARSLNATQLAQVVRRMADLIVEIIDGEPSPLAQALMQTGLLPAGVKPEVITLSGGVGECYRNQPADPFCFSDVGPLLATALHEHPRLREMNVQFPTQTVRATVIGAGAHTLSLSGSTIWLEGVALPLRNLPVAIPQDENELVAAWEQALTQLDLDPGTDAYVLALPARLPVRYAALLTVIDALLAFTARFPNPHPLLVVAEQDFGKALGMLLRPQLQQHPLAVIDEVSVRAGDYIDIGTPLFGGSVVPVTVKSLAFPS
- the eutB gene encoding ethanolamine ammonia-lyase subunit alpha, whose product is MKLKTTLFGNVYQFKDVKEVLAKANELRSGDVLAGVAAESSQERVAAKQVLSEMSVADIRNNPVISYEEDCVTRLIQDDVNETAYNRIKNWSISELREYVLSDETSVDDIAFTRKGLTSEVVAAVAKICSNADLIYGGKKMPVIKKANTTIGIPGTFSCRLQPNDTRDDVQSIAAQIYEGLSFGAGDAVIGVNPVTDDVENLSRVLDTVYGVIDKFNIPTQGCVLAHVTTQIEAIRRGAPGGLIFQSICGSEKGLKEFGVELAMLDEARAVGAEFNRIAGENCLYFETGQGSALSAGANFGADQVTMEARNYGLARHYDPFLVNTVVGFIGPEYLYNDRQIIRAGLEDHFMGKLSGISMGCDCCYTNHADADQNLNENLMILLATAGCNYIMGMPLGDDIMLNYQTTAFHDTATVRQLLNLRPSPEFERWLETMGIMENGRLTKRAGDPSLFF
- the eutR gene encoding HTH-type transcriptional regulator EutR; this encodes MKKTRTANLHHLYHEALPEDVKLTPLVEVDNVHQRLTTDVYEHALTITAWQQIYDQLHPGKFHGEFTEILLDEIQVFREYTGLALRQSCLVWPNSFWFGIPATRGEQGFIGTQCIGSAEIATRPGGTEFELSTPDDYTILGVVISEEVLTRQANFLHHPERVLHMLRNQSALEVKEQHKAALWGFVQQALATFSENPENLHQHAVRKVLGDNLLLAMGTMLEEAQPIITAESVSHQSYRKLLSRAREYVLENMSEPLTVLDLCNQLHVSRRTLQNAFHAILGIGPNAWLKRIRLNAVRRELISPWSQSSTVKEAAMQWGFWHLGQFATDYQQLFAEKPSLTLHQRMRQWM
- the hemF gene encoding oxygen-dependent coproporphyrinogen oxidase — encoded protein: MKPDAQRVKQFLLSLQDDICQQLAAVDGADFVEDSWQRDAGGGGRSRVLRNGGVFEQAGVNFSHVHGDAMPASATAHRPELAGRSFEAMGVSLVVHPLNPYIPTSHANVRFFIAEKPGAEPVWWFGGGFDLTPYYAFEEDAIHWHRTARDLCQPYGEDVYPRYKKWCDDYFFLKHRDEQRGIGGLFFDDLNTPDFDSCFRFMQAVGKGYTDAFLPIVERRKAMVWGERERHFQLYRRGRYVEFNLVWDRGTLFGLQTGGRTESILMSMPPLVRWEYDWQPEEGSPEAALSEFIKVRDWV
- the eutK gene encoding ethanolamine utilization microcompartment protein EutK, with product MINALGLLEVDGMVAAVDAADAMLKAANVRLLSHEVLDPGRLTLVVEGDLAACRAALDAGSAAAQRTGRVISRKEIGRPEDDTQWLIGGFKRQPTKVGKTPDAPVTSESSEALLALLASVRQGMTAGEVAAHFGWSLERARNALEQLFSDGALRKRSSRYRLKKV